From Streptomyces sp. NBC_00690, a single genomic window includes:
- a CDS encoding Vgb family protein, whose translation MAVSEMSVADKGAGPYGIAAGPDGALWLTFAHSGRIARLTLDGELNEYPLDSPECRPTVITPGPDGALWFTRSQDHRIGRITTDGETKSFPVPTPDSGPFGITAGPDDAMWFTEMNTDRIGRITSTGEITEFALPCTGAYPAAITAGPDGALWFTLNQANAIGRITVHGDIAIHPLPTPSAAPVGITSDGAALWFVEIAAGQVGRISVDGAVKEFPLPDRTAKPHAIVAASTGDCWFTEWGANSIGHITGSGKIAEYTLPSPSSEPHGITLGPDGALWAALETGGVARLEP comes from the coding sequence GTGGCCGTAAGCGAGATGTCCGTGGCAGACAAGGGCGCTGGGCCGTACGGCATCGCGGCCGGACCTGACGGCGCACTGTGGCTCACCTTCGCGCACAGCGGCCGCATCGCGCGCCTCACCCTCGACGGCGAACTCAACGAATACCCCCTGGACTCGCCCGAGTGTCGCCCTACGGTCATCACCCCCGGGCCCGACGGAGCACTGTGGTTCACCCGGTCCCAGGACCACCGGATCGGCCGCATCACCACCGACGGTGAAACGAAGTCCTTTCCCGTGCCGACGCCCGACAGTGGGCCCTTCGGGATCACCGCCGGTCCGGACGATGCGATGTGGTTCACGGAGATGAACACCGACCGGATCGGCCGCATCACCAGCACGGGAGAGATCACCGAGTTCGCCCTTCCCTGTACAGGCGCCTATCCCGCGGCGATCACCGCAGGCCCTGATGGCGCCCTGTGGTTCACCCTCAACCAGGCGAACGCGATCGGCCGCATCACTGTCCACGGAGACATCGCTATCCATCCGCTCCCCACCCCGAGCGCTGCACCCGTGGGCATCACCAGCGACGGCGCCGCCTTGTGGTTCGTCGAGATCGCGGCGGGCCAGGTCGGCAGGATCTCGGTGGACGGCGCGGTCAAGGAGTTCCCGCTGCCTGACCGCACGGCCAAACCCCACGCCATCGTCGCGGCCTCCACCGGTGACTGCTGGTTCACCGAATGGGGAGCCAACAGCATTGGCCACATCACCGGTAGCGGCAAGATCGCCGAGTACACCCTGCCGTCACCGTCGTCCGAGCCGCACGGCATCACCCTGGGTCCCGACGGCGCTCTGTGGGCGGCCCTTGAAACGGGAGGGGTCGCGCGGCTTGAACCGTAG
- a CDS encoding alpha/beta fold hydrolase: MIGTEIEIPVVDGVLSGVDFGGHGEGVLLVHGSGHNAAAWADVAPHLVSECHPIAIDLRGHGQTQLDSTGPEQYWRDIGGVVTALGWDHPVLVGHSTGGYAVTAATASGLVEPAALCIVDGMVLNDRNASLAEHAAARTTEAADRLRTMFRYGWETNDDKMHAYVEQCAREAEGDWLNAGARHELVEEVTRRSFLRRGQRWVRRPAIEEIATVTAVEPDAEVFPSIEVYDRLTCPMTIVLADHGFYASRHDEVRTVVDAAPDRRLTDISSNHNIPMTRPADLAAIILDLVRDRAAASVGNL, translated from the coding sequence GTGATCGGAACGGAGATCGAAATCCCCGTCGTGGACGGGGTCCTTTCGGGTGTGGACTTCGGCGGCCACGGTGAGGGGGTGCTACTTGTCCACGGCAGCGGACACAACGCCGCCGCCTGGGCGGATGTGGCGCCCCATCTGGTGAGCGAGTGTCATCCGATCGCCATCGACCTGCGTGGCCATGGGCAGACCCAGCTCGACTCCACCGGCCCCGAGCAATACTGGCGAGACATCGGTGGCGTCGTCACCGCGCTGGGCTGGGACCACCCCGTACTGGTGGGCCATTCCACCGGCGGGTACGCGGTGACGGCTGCCACCGCCAGTGGCCTCGTGGAACCGGCCGCCCTCTGCATCGTGGACGGCATGGTACTCAATGACCGTAACGCGTCACTCGCCGAGCATGCCGCTGCGCGGACCACCGAGGCGGCGGACCGTTTGCGGACGATGTTCCGCTACGGCTGGGAAACGAACGACGACAAGATGCATGCCTATGTCGAGCAGTGCGCGCGGGAGGCCGAAGGGGACTGGCTCAACGCCGGAGCACGGCACGAACTTGTCGAAGAGGTCACGCGGCGCTCCTTCCTGCGCCGCGGCCAGCGGTGGGTACGCCGACCAGCCATCGAGGAGATCGCGACTGTCACCGCCGTGGAGCCCGACGCAGAAGTCTTCCCGAGCATCGAGGTGTACGACCGCCTCACCTGTCCGATGACGATCGTGCTGGCCGATCATGGCTTTTACGCCTCGCGGCACGACGAAGTGCGTACCGTCGTCGATGCCGCCCCTGACCGCCGGCTGACCGACATCAGCTCGAACCACAACATCCCCATGACCCGGCCTGCTGACCTCGCCGCGATCATTCTCGACCTGGTGCGAGACCGAGCTGCGGCATCGGTCGGGAACCTTTGA
- a CDS encoding IS5 family transposase (programmed frameshift), whose protein sequence is MGKGNGPPWVVSDDLWMRVEPLLPVRQRRSCNPGRLPLDDRGCLQGILFVLHTGIQWEWLPQELGFGSGMTCWRRLRDWHEAGVWDRLHQLLLTELHRAGKLDWSRAVIDGSHRQARRGGPKTGPSPVDRARPGSKHHIITDAVGTPLAITLTGGNRHDVTQLLPLLDAIPRIRGTTGRPRHRPRQLFADRGYDYDKYRRLLWKRGIKPVIARRGVPHGSGLGTVRWVVERTNAWIHGFRRLRIRWDIRDDIHEAFLKLACCVITYRRVQALC, encoded by the exons ATGGGGAAGGGGAATGGTCCGCCGTGGGTGGTGTCGGACGACCTGTGGATGCGGGTCGAGCCGCTGCTGCCGGTCAGGCAGCGCCGGTCGTGCAACCCGGGGCGGCTGCCGCTTGATGACCGCGGTTGCCTGCAGGGCATCTTGTTCGTGCTGCACACCGGGATCCAGTGGGAGTGGCTGCCGCAGGAGCTCGGGTTCGGCTCCGGAATGACGTGCTGGCGGAGGCTGCGGGACTGGCACGAGGCCGGTGTCTGGGACCGGCTGCACCAGCTGCTTCTCACCGAACTGCATCGCGCGGGGAAGCTGGACTGGTCCCGGGCGGTGATCGACGGCTCGCACCGCCAAGCCCGTCGGGGCGGCC CCAAAACCGGGCCGAGCCCGGTCGACCGCGCCCGGCCCGGCTCGAAGCACCACATCATCACCGATGCCGTCGGCACACCGCTTGCCATCACCCTGACCGGCGGAAACCGCCACGACGTCACCCAGCTACTGCCCCTACTCGACGCGATCCCCCGCATCCGCGGGACCACCGGCCGGCCACGCCACCGTCCCCGGCAGCTGTTCGCCGACCGAGGCTACGACTACGACAAGTACCGCCGACTGCTGTGGAAGCGCGGCATCAAACCAGTCATCGCTCGCCGGGGCGTGCCCCACGGCTCCGGCCTAGGCACTGTTCGGTGGGTCGTCGAGCGCACGAACGCTTGGATTCATGGCTTCCGACGGCTACGGATCCGCTGGGACATCCGCGACGACATCCACGAAGCGTTCCTGAAACTCGCCTGCTGCGTGATCACCTACAGACGAGTCCAGGCATTGTGTTAG
- a CDS encoding ArsR/SmtB family transcription factor — MAKQRRDTAEVRASALASGVRLRIIRLTRTHALTNKELAERLGRDPATTLHHVRKLVEAGLLEPQPPRRGNRGAREIPYRSLGLPWTRGPRNEGPIAEAMLEAFLAEAGELDMKDVDQVRFVLDLTPERREEYQRRLEKLIEEFDHDDAAPETQRTAVYIAVYPSL, encoded by the coding sequence ATGGCCAAACAGCGTCGGGACACCGCCGAGGTACGGGCGAGTGCCCTAGCATCGGGGGTGCGGCTGCGCATCATCCGGCTCACACGCACGCACGCTCTGACGAACAAGGAGCTTGCTGAGCGGTTGGGTAGGGACCCCGCGACCACACTGCACCATGTGCGCAAGCTGGTGGAGGCCGGACTCCTGGAGCCGCAGCCACCTCGCCGCGGGAATCGAGGCGCCCGGGAGATCCCCTATCGCTCTCTGGGCCTCCCTTGGACCAGGGGCCCTCGGAACGAAGGACCCATCGCCGAGGCGATGTTGGAGGCATTTCTCGCCGAGGCGGGTGAGCTCGATATGAAGGACGTCGACCAGGTCCGCTTCGTACTGGATCTCACGCCGGAACGGCGAGAGGAGTACCAACGCCGTCTGGAGAAGCTCATCGAGGAGTTCGATCACGACGACGCCGCCCCGGAAACCCAACGAACGGCGGTCTACATCGCCGTGTACCCGAGTCTGTGA